From a single Prosthecobacter sp. genomic region:
- a CDS encoding amidohydrolase family protein, giving the protein MNRRNFLLSSSAMLAASSLHAAEETKLTDCHVYLGSSPFRQLEAENAEEFAQRLMKRGVTEAWAGAFEGLLRRDVAEVNRQIVQHCRDHSILRPCGTINLALPAWQDDVKRCTEDHGMRVIRLHPNYHGYALEAPAFRELLDLATKHRLLIQLVAQMEDERTQHPQVRVAPVDLKPLPGIMKEMPEARVMLLNANAAMVLKHLQDCPNVWLDFAMIEGVGSVENLLKSWPLERLVFGSFAPVFYWESAKLKMQESALDEEQRNALQAGNASVLCA; this is encoded by the coding sequence TGAACCGCCGGAATTTCCTGCTGAGCTCCAGTGCCATGCTGGCAGCCTCGTCGCTGCACGCGGCTGAGGAAACGAAACTGACCGACTGCCACGTCTATCTCGGCTCAAGCCCGTTTCGCCAGCTTGAGGCCGAGAATGCGGAGGAATTCGCACAACGCCTGATGAAGCGTGGCGTCACCGAAGCATGGGCCGGTGCGTTTGAAGGCCTGCTGCGCCGGGATGTGGCGGAAGTGAATCGCCAGATCGTCCAGCACTGCCGTGATCATTCGATCCTGCGCCCATGCGGCACCATCAACCTCGCATTGCCCGCCTGGCAAGATGATGTGAAGCGCTGCACCGAGGATCATGGCATGCGCGTGATCCGCCTGCACCCGAACTATCACGGCTACGCGCTCGAAGCGCCCGCTTTTCGTGAACTGCTGGATCTCGCGACGAAACACCGGCTGCTGATCCAGCTTGTGGCTCAGATGGAGGACGAACGCACCCAGCACCCACAGGTACGCGTGGCTCCGGTCGATCTGAAGCCGCTGCCAGGCATCATGAAGGAAATGCCGGAAGCGCGGGTCATGCTGCTCAACGCCAACGCCGCGATGGTGCTCAAACATTTGCAGGACTGCCCGAACGTGTGGCTCGACTTCGCGATGATCGAAGGCGTGGGCAGTGTCGAGAACCTGCTGAAAAGCTGGCCGTTGGAGCGTCTCGTGTTCGGGTCGTTCGCCCCGGTGTTCTATTGGGAATCCGCCAAGCTGAAGATGCAGGAGTCCGCGCTGGATGAAGAGCAGAGGAATGCGCTTCAGGCTGGCAACGCGTCCGTCTTGTGTGCCTGA
- a CDS encoding NAD(P)/FAD-dependent oxidoreductase, with amino-acid sequence MSSSPKSVAVLGGGISGLTCALRIAQEGHRVTLIEGSEQLGGLGTFFEHDGRTFEKFYHCMLPSDGPLLRVLETLGIRDDVYWKPTTFAYAHQGRFYPLNTALDLLKFAPLRFIDRIRVGITGLYGRLVSDRGLDNVTTVKWLSRLSGARAFAKFWQPMLEAKFGDRYHDVPALWFWTRFNREKGESKGECKGYIKGGYKHIIDTFARVLRALGSEIRLNTAVQGIDLDAEGRTLVTTATGSDSFDQVVITLPTPQVEKLIGPDLRREMPALDTTTDYQGVINCLLFLKKPLTTHYWVATPESDHPFDGVVETSTLTDTADRGERHVVYLTKYLHRSDERFAVSDDCIRAYWIPALKNLFPQLQEEDIEATHIFRAPFVEPIYKLGQMKLRPPEELIQGKVYLANTAQVYPVVTSWNGSVIQAERTLATMGIGPSPRPSAESASIAASTAELKLSKPRAAALPLRPAVAKV; translated from the coding sequence ATGTCCTCCTCACCCAAATCAGTCGCCGTACTCGGCGGCGGCATCTCCGGCCTCACCTGTGCGTTGCGAATCGCGCAGGAAGGTCATCGCGTCACGTTGATCGAGGGTTCGGAGCAGCTCGGCGGTCTCGGCACGTTTTTCGAGCATGACGGCCGGACGTTTGAAAAATTCTACCACTGCATGCTGCCCAGCGACGGGCCGCTGCTGCGCGTGCTGGAGACGCTCGGCATTCGAGATGACGTGTATTGGAAGCCCACGACCTTCGCCTACGCGCATCAGGGCCGGTTTTACCCGCTCAACACCGCGCTCGACCTGCTGAAGTTCGCGCCACTGCGTTTCATCGACCGCATCCGCGTTGGCATCACCGGTTTGTATGGTCGTCTCGTCTCGGACAGGGGACTCGACAACGTCACTACCGTGAAATGGCTCTCCCGTCTCAGCGGTGCGCGTGCGTTCGCCAAATTCTGGCAGCCCATGCTCGAAGCCAAATTCGGTGACCGCTATCACGATGTTCCGGCTCTCTGGTTCTGGACGCGTTTCAACCGCGAGAAGGGCGAATCGAAAGGTGAGTGCAAAGGCTACATCAAAGGCGGCTACAAACACATCATCGACACTTTCGCCCGCGTTCTGCGCGCGCTTGGCTCCGAGATTCGCCTCAACACTGCCGTGCAGGGGATTGATCTCGATGCGGAAGGCCGCACGCTCGTCACCACCGCCACAGGTAGCGATTCTTTTGATCAAGTCGTCATCACACTGCCGACTCCGCAGGTTGAAAAGCTCATCGGTCCCGACTTGCGTCGTGAAATGCCTGCGCTCGACACCACCACGGACTACCAGGGCGTCATCAACTGCCTCCTGTTCCTCAAGAAGCCGCTCACCACGCACTACTGGGTCGCCACACCGGAGAGTGATCATCCCTTCGACGGCGTCGTGGAAACCTCCACGCTTACCGACACCGCCGACCGTGGGGAACGCCACGTCGTCTATCTCACCAAATACCTGCACCGTAGCGATGAACGATTCGCCGTGAGCGATGACTGTATCCGCGCCTACTGGATTCCCGCGCTGAAAAATCTCTTCCCGCAGCTCCAGGAAGAAGACATCGAGGCCACGCACATCTTCCGTGCGCCATTTGTCGAGCCCATTTACAAACTCGGCCAGATGAAGCTTCGTCCGCCGGAGGAGTTGATCCAAGGCAAAGTCTATCTCGCCAACACCGCGCAGGTCTATCCCGTCGTCACCTCCTGGAACGGCAGTGTCATTCAAGCTGAACGCACCCTGGCCACGATGGGCATCGGGCCGTCCCCTCGTCCGTCAGCTGAGTCCGCCAGCATCGCCGCCAGCACCGCAGAACTGAAGCTCAGCAAGCCACGTGCTGCTGCCCTGCCCTTGCGACCAGCGGTGGCGAAGGTTTGA
- a CDS encoding glycosyltransferase family 87 protein, translated as MKHVHMTVLLRIIRVGAVVFAVAFMGIGVFFALGEPRGFSGGMQNVLAGSQDLFMRHNEVSMILLGENPYQLARAGMLKERGAEVLGPGHHMDPDYFPSTLLPVLLMAKLPFETIKLLWLLINLGSLLLLVHTLRWCMGGDRPAPANQTLMICLWICGIPVWSCLAMGQASIFSVAFTLAAFRLDFNGRHWLAGLLLSLGVFKYALIWPLVLFLFVLQRRWRCLLIGGGIHLVVHLWLCDLIDANPVAIFAEVLSCNAKVFNFNSMLTFWMPFRMWNQFFLEFPVPAQLLGSLFFLIVLGWLGRLWLRRDKNDRDNLLAWMAALLLLAVLTVNSRIFAHLHVLPVLLLACAPALSAYTWSQRARLMACVLYLSYLPSGMEDMDLQDEVLLLLRTFYNTVLLLLAVDLGRLLGKTEHARYQAHKTDALPA; from the coding sequence ATGAAACACGTCCACATGACTGTGCTGCTGCGCATCATTCGCGTGGGAGCGGTGGTTTTTGCGGTCGCTTTCATGGGAATTGGGGTCTTTTTCGCCTTGGGGGAACCCAGAGGCTTCAGCGGCGGCATGCAAAATGTGCTGGCTGGTTCCCAGGATCTCTTCATGCGCCACAACGAAGTGAGCATGATTCTGCTGGGGGAGAATCCATATCAACTCGCACGAGCTGGCATGTTGAAAGAGCGTGGTGCCGAGGTTCTGGGCCCGGGGCATCACATGGATCCGGATTATTTTCCCTCCACGCTGCTCCCGGTGCTGTTGATGGCGAAATTGCCCTTCGAGACCATCAAACTGCTGTGGCTGCTCATCAATCTGGGGTCGCTCCTGCTGTTGGTCCACACATTACGCTGGTGCATGGGCGGTGACCGACCAGCACCCGCCAACCAGACTCTCATGATCTGCCTGTGGATCTGCGGCATCCCAGTATGGAGCTGCCTTGCCATGGGTCAGGCATCCATTTTCTCAGTCGCTTTCACTCTGGCGGCGTTCCGTCTGGACTTCAACGGGCGCCACTGGCTGGCAGGTCTGCTCCTCTCCCTGGGAGTGTTCAAGTACGCGTTGATCTGGCCGCTGGTGTTGTTTTTGTTCGTATTGCAGCGGCGCTGGCGCTGTCTGCTCATCGGCGGCGGCATCCATCTGGTGGTGCATTTGTGGCTTTGTGATCTGATCGACGCGAATCCAGTCGCCATATTCGCGGAGGTTCTGAGCTGCAATGCGAAGGTCTTCAACTTCAACAGCATGTTGACCTTCTGGATGCCGTTTCGCATGTGGAACCAGTTCTTCCTGGAATTTCCCGTGCCGGCGCAACTTCTAGGATCGCTGTTTTTCCTCATCGTGCTTGGCTGGTTGGGCCGGCTGTGGCTGCGCCGGGACAAGAATGACCGGGACAATCTGCTGGCCTGGATGGCAGCCTTGCTGCTGTTGGCCGTTTTGACAGTCAACTCCCGTATTTTCGCCCACTTGCATGTGCTGCCGGTGCTGCTGCTGGCATGTGCCCCTGCATTGTCCGCCTACACATGGTCCCAGCGTGCGCGCCTTATGGCTTGTGTACTCTATCTCTCTTACCTGCCAAGCGGCATGGAAGACATGGATCTGCAGGATGAGGTGCTTCTTTTGCTGCGAACCTTCTATAACACCGTTCTATTGCTTCTGGCGGTCGATCTCGGTCGGCTGCTGGGCAAAACCGAGCATGCCAGATATCAGGCACACAAGACGGACGCGTTGCCAGCCTGA
- a CDS encoding FAD-dependent oxidoreductase produces MSFDPPKTVSNPSSNDTACERELMILGGGPAGLAFGHFARKAGLDFQLLEASPRVGGNAVTFVEDGLRFDSGAHRFHDRDPAMTREVKELLGADLLECAIPSQIYHQGRFVDFPLSPLNLFRVLGLRASLGAGLSFLKAHLTHRGEQDSFEHHAVRAYGRDIANRFLLGYSEKLWGLPGSQLCPSISGKRLKGLNLRTFFLETFQGGQAKSAHLDGRFYYPRLGFGMIAEKLAASCGADRVRVNARVTGLRHDGRRIHAVEVNDSEVLPVERVISTLPLSLTARLLASSLPTEVAEDIASLKFRHVVLVALFLNRTSATRVGSVYFPDPGFPMTRVYEPRNRSAEMAPPGRTMLAVEIPCDAADAVWRQDDGELVRFVAKKLKSCGWFREDELAGGCVKRLPAAYPVLEAGVKARVRRIMDALSQFENLTILGRSGEFRYTHMHDMLRVGHDTVASLSSQQP; encoded by the coding sequence ATGTCTTTTGATCCCCCAAAAACGGTAAGCAATCCTTCCTCAAACGATACAGCATGTGAGCGCGAATTGATGATTCTCGGTGGCGGACCTGCCGGCCTTGCCTTCGGACATTTTGCTCGAAAAGCCGGTCTCGATTTTCAACTTTTAGAAGCCTCTCCTCGCGTTGGGGGCAATGCGGTGACCTTTGTCGAGGACGGGCTCCGGTTTGATTCCGGGGCGCATCGCTTCCACGATCGCGATCCCGCCATGACCCGCGAGGTGAAGGAACTGCTCGGTGCCGACTTGCTGGAGTGCGCGATTCCCAGCCAGATCTACCATCAGGGCAGATTTGTCGATTTCCCGCTCTCGCCGCTCAACCTGTTCCGCGTGCTGGGCCTGCGGGCCAGCTTGGGCGCGGGCCTGTCATTTCTGAAGGCGCATTTGACTCATCGTGGTGAGCAGGACTCCTTTGAGCACCACGCCGTGCGTGCCTATGGGCGGGACATCGCCAATCGCTTTCTGCTCGGCTATTCTGAGAAACTCTGGGGGTTGCCCGGGTCGCAATTGTGTCCGTCGATTTCCGGCAAGCGGCTGAAGGGCTTGAACCTGCGCACTTTTTTTCTGGAGACATTTCAAGGCGGGCAGGCCAAGTCGGCGCATCTGGATGGTCGTTTTTATTATCCGAGGCTCGGCTTCGGCATGATTGCGGAAAAACTTGCCGCGTCCTGCGGCGCGGACCGAGTCCGGGTCAACGCCCGCGTCACGGGTTTGCGCCATGATGGCAGGCGCATCCATGCCGTGGAGGTCAATGATTCCGAAGTTCTCCCGGTGGAGCGTGTCATTAGCACCCTGCCGCTGTCATTGACCGCCCGGCTGCTGGCTTCCTCCTTGCCAACGGAGGTTGCGGAGGACATCGCAAGCCTGAAGTTCCGCCACGTCGTGCTCGTCGCGCTTTTTCTGAACCGCACATCAGCCACCCGCGTCGGGTCAGTCTATTTTCCTGATCCAGGGTTTCCCATGACTCGCGTTTATGAGCCGCGCAACCGCAGCGCGGAAATGGCGCCGCCCGGACGCACCATGCTCGCGGTGGAAATCCCCTGTGATGCTGCCGATGCCGTGTGGCGGCAGGATGATGGCGAACTCGTGCGCTTCGTCGCAAAAAAACTCAAGAGCTGCGGCTGGTTCCGTGAAGACGAGCTGGCCGGCGGCTGTGTGAAACGCCTGCCTGCCGCCTATCCAGTGCTTGAGGCTGGTGTAAAAGCGCGCGTGAGGCGGATCATGGACGCGCTTTCCCAGTTTGAAAACCTCACCATCCTGGGCCGCAGCGGCGAATTTCGCTACACGCACATGCACGACATGTTGCGCGTCGGTCATGACACGGTGGCCTCCTTGTCTTCACAGCAACCATGA